The sequence AGTATTCAATTAGAAATTGTGGTTCCGGGACAAAAAGGGGAAGATAAGGAGTCAAAGTTAGAGAATGAAAAATCGCAGTTTCGTTCAAAAGAAATGATTCATAAAAATAAGTCCATGGTCAACGGTCCACAGTCCATAGAAAAAAATGATTCCTTTAGAGCCATCGACCACCCGCCTCGCCCGATTCGTCGATCAGACGAGTCGAGGCTGGGTCGACTGTTGACTGTGGACTCTTTTGCGCATAAGTCGACGAAAGTTTATGAAGGGTCATCCTTCGACCCTACTCAGGACAGGCAGACCAAAAAAAACATACCCCCTATCAGGATTCTTTTTCCTCAAAAAGTTGGAGCTTTATCAACGGGACCTCGTGAAAGCGGGATGAATCCCGCTCCTTCCTATCCTCGGATGGCGATGTTAAAAGGGTGGGAGGGTGAGACTTTAGCGAAAGTGTTTATTACAGAAGAAGGAAGCGTGGCTAAAGTAGAGGTTCTTAAATCGTCGGGTTATGAGGTGCTCGATCAGGCGGCTCTTAAAACTTTGAAAGAGTGGCGATTTGAACGAGGAATGGCTTGTCAGAAGGAAGTCCCGGTGAGGTTTGTACTTAGCAAAATAAATAACTAAAAAATTATTTTTGACCTTTCTTGAAAATTGCGTGTCTTGTGTCTTGTTTATTAGATAAGGATAGACATGTTCAAATCACTTTCAATAGAGGGGGTCCTACCATGAAGTCCATTCTACGCTTCTGTATTCAAAGATGGAATATTTTGCTTCTTGTTTTTGGATTAACTATCGGGATAGAATTGAGTGTATCTTTTTCTGATGCAGGGACTTCTAGTAAAGTTTTGAAATCAAAATTTTCCGCTCAAGAGAAAAACGCTGTTCAATTAGCTATAAAAATTCTCACAGGGTTAAAGCAGTTTAAAGATGTTGATCTCAGTAAAGAGATCGGTGTTTTTAAAACAATTTTGAATGATCCTTACCTTCTTCACGTATATTTCACGCAAGTTCATCCTAAAAAGGGGATTTCCGTTTTTAAGACGCGTTTGGGTGTTCATATGACGCGTGAGGGGAAATTGATTAGAATTTCGGGCCGTTGGAACCTCATTTAAGTAAACTTGCTTTGAAAGCTCGCGTTTCTAAGGAAAAAGCGGTTGCATCTGCAAAAGAAGTCTTGGTTTCTCAAAAAGCCATTCAGGCAAGCGATTCCGTAAAGATCTCTCAATCCAAGAAAATGATTTTAAGCTCTCGACTGAGTCAAGACCACCGTTCTCATCTTGCTTGGTATGTGGAAATATTGGAGGGAATAAATCATTGGCAGGTTTTTTTAGATGCTATCTCTGGAGAGAGCTTGTTTCACTATAACGCGACATGTTCTGCCATAGGGAAAGGCATGGGTCATTACTCATCTGGCAAATTAGTCCCTCTCATCACTCAAAAAATTCAGTCAAAACTCTTTAATTTGGAAGATGCTTTTCATCAATATGGAACGTATGACGCTGCAAATCAAGTCGCAGAGGATTCAAGTGATTTGGACGAGTTTACAGAAAATTTGGAATCGATCATTAGCATTTTCTCAGATACAAATAATCTTTGGACAGACGAATATCAGTATTCTGCCGTGGATGCACATTATCATGCAAAGTGGACTTATCAGTATTATGCCAATACATTTCAATGGTATGGGGTAGATGGAAACGACGAAGTGCCTATCAAAACGGTTGTTCACTATGGGGAGGCGATGAACAATGCCTTTTGGATCCCCAGTGGTTATGTGGTTTTTGGGGATGGAGATGGGGAATACTATCAATCACTCACGTCTTTGGATATTGTGGCTCATGAGCTCACGCATGGTGTGGATGAGTACACTTCTCAATTGGTCTATGCCAAGGAATCAGGTGGATTGGATGAATCCTGGTCTGATATTTTTGGAGTCGCCGCTGAATTCTATGCAGCCGACCGAGGCTATGGTGAAGCGGACTGGATGTTGGGGGAAGATCCAACGCTTCCTGACTATCCTTATGGAGAGGCGACACGTTATATGGACGATCCTACGAAGAGTTATCAAATTGACCATTACTCCAATTATTACGATGGTCTAGATGTTCATGTCAGTAGTGGGATCAGCAACAATGCCTTTTATCTCATCAGTGAGGGAGGGACAAATTCTACATCGGGATTGACCGTTGCAACGGGAATTGGAATTAGCAAAGCCGAACAGATTTTCTTCAGAGCTCGAAAGTTTTATATGGCCCCTGAAAGTACTTTTCTGGAAGCAGCTTACGCGACGATTTGGAGTGCTTCAGATCTTTACGGAGAAGAGAGTCAAGAGGTTAAAACCGTGCGAGAGGGCTGGAGAGCAGTGGGCGTTTCTGCGGATTTCTCGATTGATAGTCGCTACCATCTTTATGGACAGGATACGATTGTGATAGAACCCAATAAAGAAGCGGTTTTAAATGCAACATTTGAATGGCCTTTCAGTTCTCCTGGAAGTGTTGAGTGGTCTGTGAATGTTTTATCCAGTGAGGTCCATGTAGATTGGAGTATCCATCCGATCAATGTTGAGGCAAGCGAGCGGGGTGAAATGACGCAAGCCGAGATCCTTTTAAATGTTGCTACTGAGCACACCGATCCTGTGGATATTGAGATTGTAGAAACCTTTTCTCTAGAGGGAGGGAGTTCAAGTTCTCTTTCAAAGACCTACCATCTTTGTGTGGATGATCATACAACTTATGGAACTTCAACCGATGTTGGCCAGTCCATTTTTCGGGGCTCGGACTTTTACATCTATGGAATTAATTTGGACGAGGTTGATCAGGTTGTTTTTTCAGATAGCGTGTCGGCCTCTTTTACCCTTGAATATTTAGAGGATCCGACGTATCCCGTTTTACATGTCTGGGTTCCTGACTTAGCCGTCGATGGTCTTATTTATTTAGATAATGTTTCTTTAGATGAAGGAATGACCTACTACATTGTGGATAGTATTCAAGAGGCGATTGATAAAGCGGCTTCTGGGGATACCATCATTGTCCCTCCCGGAGATTATTATGAAAAGTTAACCATTACTTGGAAATCTCTTTATCTCATCAGTAAGGAAGGGGCCTCACAGACAAGGATTATATCTACGGATTCCAGGACTATCTCTGTTGATGGTGAAACGACCTTTCTAGGGCAACCTATAACGGAGGCATTCACCTTGGAAGGTTTTACCATCCTCAATCAATATAGTGGCAGCACCCCAAAATGTCTGTATATTGAGGGGATACAAACCGTTATTTTGAAAAACAATATCATTCAAGCCGAGTGGAATAGTCAGGATTATGCAGGATATGGGATCATGGTTTCTTATATTCAAGACTTTTCAATGATCGGCAATACATTTGAATGTAATATCGGTGCCTTTCTCTATGCCAATGTTACAAATGCAGATATTCAGAATAATATTGCTGTTTTTGGAACAGCGGTTGATACCTCTGGCTATTCGGGTTATGACTATTACACAGCCATTGTCGTCAGCCTCAAGAACTACAGTGATCAGTACGGAGAAAATCAGTGCAATTTTATCAATAACACCATTTCCATCTACAAGACTCAGAAAAATGCCCAAATAGGTATGTCTTTAACTTGGTACGATGGTCAAACGGTAGAGGCCAATTTGATTAACAATATTTTAGAGGGGGATATGGATGAAGGATTATTTGTTGATACTCCTACGGAGTCTGACCTCTTGAATGTTTTGAATAATGATGTTTATGGAGCGCTGACGCTTTACTCTGGGGTTTCAGATCCGACAGGTGTTGACGGAAATTTATCCCAAGATCCTCTCCTTGACGAAAGGGGTCATCTGACATCGGGCTTGCCTTGTGTTGATGCAGGTCTAGATACCTCTACCTATGGAATGACCACCGATATTGATGGAGACAATCGCCCCATCGATGGGAATGGCGATGGAACGAGTCTTTATGATATTGGAGGAGATGAATATTTACTTCCTTAATTCTCAATTTTTTTGTTGAAGCGTGTGAGGATCAAAAGAGAGGCTTCGTAATTCTTTTGCGAAGGTGGCTGTTAAAATTACAACGCCCAAGGTGATGATTCCCCCCACGGCCACGCATGGAATGGTTCCAATCAGGGAGGCGAGAAAGCCACTTTCAAAGGCGCCGAGCTCGTTCGAGGCACAGATAAAAACCCAGTTGGCAGCAGCCACTCGACCTCGCATGGCATCAGGGGATAGGAGTCTGAGCATGGATCTACGGATGATAACACTGACTCCGTCAAAAACTCCTGTAAGAAATAGGGTGAATAGCGAAAGAAGAAAGTTTTTTGAAAAGGCAAAGAGAAGGATGCTGATTCCAAATCCAGAAACGGTTAATAATAGATTGCGTCCCGCTTGACGGATGGGAGGGAAACGGGTGGCCAGGAGGGTGATTAAAAGTGTGCCCAGAGAAGGTGCTGCATTGAGCATCCCTAATCCTCGAGCGCCCACATGGAGAATATCATTGGCATAAATTGGAAGCAGTGCGATAGCTCCGCCAAAAAGGACGGCAAATAAATCCAAGGTCATCGCTCCTAGAAGGGGCTGGGTTTTAAAAACAAAGCGCCATCCCATATTGATATTTTTAATCATGGATTCTTTTCGCTCTGGTTTGGGCTGAGGCTGGGGCTGAATGAAAAAAGTTGAAATCCACGAGAGAATGAAAAACCCCGTCATCACAAGGTAGGAAGCGGCCACTCCCCAGAAATCAAAGATGAAACCAATGGCTGCAGGGCCAATGACTGAGCAGCTGACCCATGTGCTCGTAATCCAGGAAGAGGCGTTGACGGTGAGATGTTTGGGAACAATTTGGGATTCAAACGCTGTATTGGCCGGATCTGCAAAGGCCCGTGCAATGCCTGCTAAAAAGATGACGGCATAAAGTCCCAAGAGAATATGGGTTTGGGCTTTCCAGGAAAGGTAGGCCAAGGTTAAGGTGCAGGTAAAGGAAATGATTCGGGTGATTAAAAGAATTTTGTGACGATTAAAATGATCTGCAACATATCCTCCCAGTGGGACAAGAGAAATAGCAGGAATCGCCTCAATGAGGCCCAGGAGTCCTAACGATAAGGGCTGATGGGTGATACGATAGATCTGAAAACCAATGACTACATTTAAGGCTCGGCTTGCCAGGGTAAAAAAACCGACCGAACCGATGAAAAGTCGAACATCGGGTATTTTTAAAGCATCCAGAAAATAATGAGGTCTGTCTTGAGAGGTCATTAAAGGAAAATCTAGATTGGAATGTTAGATCTGTCAAGCGAATTACTTTTTAATCGTTAAAGGCATTGAAACATGTTAAGCTGATGTACTTAAAATTGTACGTACTGATTATCGTACATATTGGAGGTATATGACAAGGGTAACCACAAGCGAGGCAAGACAGAAATTGTTTCAGCTGGTTAGAAGATCTATTAAGGGACATGTTCCGATTAGAATTACGTCTAAATCAGGAGATGTTATTTTGATGTCGGAAGATGATTACGAAAGTTTATTAGAAACACTGGAATTGCTTTCCATCAAGGGCGTGCTTAAAGGGGTTCAAGAAGCAAAAGAGGATATTAGAATGGGAAGGACAAAATCTCTCAAAGAGGTTTTTGGATGATCCTTCCTAAAGCATATGAGATCAGGATTACCCGTCGAGCGGAAAAGGATATCAAAAACCTCTCTCAAAAATTAAGGGAAAAACTTTTTGAAATTCTCACAGGAGTGATTTGTAAAAATCCTTATGAAGGAAAGAAACTTTTAGGAGATCTTCGAGGGAGTTATTCCTATCGACTGAGTTTCCAAGACCGAATTGTCTATAGCATTGATGACTCTAAGAGAATTGTGTATGTCGAGAGGGCAAGAACGCATTATGGAGATTGAGACTTATACGTTAATGAATTTTTTTATTCTGGATAAGGCTTCTTTCAATCGATCCATTCCAGTTGCGTAAGAGAGGCGAATAAATCCTTCTCCTGAAGAACCAAAGGCTGTTCCGGGAACGACGGCTACTTTTTCCTTTTCCAGGAGTTGATGGGCAAAGCTCATCGAGTCCATTTCTGTTTTTTGAATGGAAGGAAAAGCATAAAATGCGCCCGCTGGTTTATGGCAATCCAGTCCCATTTCATTCAAAGACTCAACAACAAAATTGCGCCGTTTTTCGTATTCCTTGATCATGGGAGCGAGAACACTGTCTCCGTTTTTGATCGCCTCACAGGCGGCCCATTGTCCCATAATCGGGGCGCACATGATGGTATATTGGTGAATTTTAGTCATAGCTTCAATTAAAGGGCGGGGCCCTGCGGCATAACCAATTCTCCAGCCAGTCATGGCATAGCCCTTTGAAAATCCGTTCAAGAGTAAGGTTTGCCCTTTCATTTCCGGAAGGCTGGCAAAGCAGGTGTGAGGAATGTCATAGGATAAATCGCTATAAATTTCATCACTGATCACAAGCAAGTTCATTTTTTGAATTGTTCGAGAGAGTTTAGAGAGTTCATCTTGGGTGTAAGATGTTCCTGTGGGATTGGAGGGGTAATTTAAAATAATGGCTTTGGCCCCAGAAGATTTATATTTTTCCAGGGATTTTATATCAATTTTAAAGTCATGTTTTTTCTCGGTGATGAAGGCAACAGGATTCCCTCCAGCCAGAGAAACCATGGGGCTATAAGAGACATAACAAGGTTCTGGGACAATCACTTTTTCATGAGGGTTAAGGAGGGCTCGAATGGCCAGGTCCATTGCCTCGCTGACTCCGACGGTAATCAGAATCTCATTTTCGGGGTCATAATCCACTTTGAATTTTTTGTTCAAATGTTGGGCGATTTTTTTGCGAAGTTCGAGCAATCCTTTATTAGAGGTATAAGTCGTATGTCCATGCTCAATCGAATAAATCGCAGACTCCCGAATGGTCCAGGGGGTATCAAAATCAGGTTCTCCAACCCCGAGAGAAATAATGTCCTTCATTCCAATGACAAGGTCAAAGAAGGCCCGAATCCCTGATGGGGGAAGGGTTTCCACGCGATCTGCAATTTTAAAAGGAAAAGAATTTTTCATCATTGTAACTCTAATTTTTTATCCATCCAATTTGTGGAAGAAAATAACCCCTCCAACTCCCCTTACATAAGGGGAGGGGCCCCCTCTTAAGTTAAGAGGGGTTGGGGGAGTTATGAACACAACGCTATTTTTCATAGCTGATTTAAAAACTAATCGCTATTCTTTTATCTTTTTCTTGAGATTGGAGTACGTCTCCATCCTCTTTGTATTTTTTAAGAAGAAAGTGAGTGACTGTTCCACGAACATTTTCAAGGGTGGAGAGTTTCTCCGAAACGAATGAGGCCACTGTTTGAAGGTCTTTGCCCTCAACTGTGACCAAAAGGTCGTAGCCTCCGGACATTAAATAGCAACTTTTCACTTCTGGGAAGTTATAAATTCTCTTGGCAAGCGAGTCAAAGCCGACGTCCCTTTGCGGAGTCACTTTGACTTCAATGAGCGCACGAACCTCACTTTGGCTGCGCAGAAGCTCTTTATTTAAAACGGTTTTGTAATGAAGAATAACTCGGTCTTTTTCATACTGGCGAACAGCTTTTTTGACTTCAACAATGTCTTTTTTGATCATTTTTGCTATTTCTTCAGGAGTCGTTCGCGCATCTTTTTCCAGAATTTCCAAAATCGGATCCATAGGGTACCCTTTCTATTCCAGACTGTTGAGATAAAATCTTTTGAACGTTTGAAAGTATCAGTATTAATGGTCTAGAGTCAATTTCATTTTTTTCTTGATTTTACTATTGAACGGGTGTTAGAGTATAGGTGTAACTGGTGAGTGTGTATGTGGTGCTTGAAAAAGGCAAACTGGTCGAAAGGCCAGGACCTCTCCGATGAGGAGTCGGAGGGCGTTCCGACGAGAGGTTGGGACGGCAAAGCCACAGACCCAAAGAAGAGGCGGCTCGTTGTGAGGAGTGGGTTCTTCGCGAGGATGAGATGGGTTCATTCAAACGAAGCATGAGGGATGAAGGGCGAGCAATAGTCTTTGGGTAGCTGGGTTGCCAAGAGAGTGGGGTTTAAGTGATTGGCTAAAAGTTAAGGGGTGTGAGTGTGGTTGCTTCACCTTAATTTTTAATCCTTGCACTTAAACCTTATTATAAAACCCGACCTTTTGATTCGTGAAAAGGTTGGGTTTTTTA comes from Chlamydiota bacterium and encodes:
- a CDS encoding energy transducer TonB, whose amino-acid sequence is MKIFLYLILSTLIHGALIAVGGVSYFSHEGLSRFDVERGEGSIQLEIVVPGQKGEDKESKLENEKSQFRSKEMIHKNKSMVNGPQSIEKNDSFRAIDHPPRPIRRSDESRLGRLLTVDSFAHKSTKVYEGSSFDPTQDRQTKKNIPPIRILFPQKVGALSTGPRESGMNPAPSYPRMAMLKGWEGETLAKVFITEEGSVAKVEVLKSSGYEVLDQAALKTLKEWRFERGMACQKEVPVRFVLSKINN
- a CDS encoding M4 family metallopeptidase; protein product: MEPHLSKLALKARVSKEKAVASAKEVLVSQKAIQASDSVKISQSKKMILSSRLSQDHRSHLAWYVEILEGINHWQVFLDAISGESLFHYNATCSAIGKGMGHYSSGKLVPLITQKIQSKLFNLEDAFHQYGTYDAANQVAEDSSDLDEFTENLESIISIFSDTNNLWTDEYQYSAVDAHYHAKWTYQYYANTFQWYGVDGNDEVPIKTVVHYGEAMNNAFWIPSGYVVFGDGDGEYYQSLTSLDIVAHELTHGVDEYTSQLVYAKESGGLDESWSDIFGVAAEFYAADRGYGEADWMLGEDPTLPDYPYGEATRYMDDPTKSYQIDHYSNYYDGLDVHVSSGISNNAFYLISEGGTNSTSGLTVATGIGISKAEQIFFRARKFYMAPESTFLEAAYATIWSASDLYGEESQEVKTVREGWRAVGVSADFSIDSRYHLYGQDTIVIEPNKEAVLNATFEWPFSSPGSVEWSVNVLSSEVHVDWSIHPINVEASERGEMTQAEILLNVATEHTDPVDIEIVETFSLEGGSSSSLSKTYHLCVDDHTTYGTSTDVGQSIFRGSDFYIYGINLDEVDQVVFSDSVSASFTLEYLEDPTYPVLHVWVPDLAVDGLIYLDNVSLDEGMTYYIVDSIQEAIDKAASGDTIIVPPGDYYEKLTITWKSLYLISKEGASQTRIISTDSRTISVDGETTFLGQPITEAFTLEGFTILNQYSGSTPKCLYIEGIQTVILKNNIIQAEWNSQDYAGYGIMVSYIQDFSMIGNTFECNIGAFLYANVTNADIQNNIAVFGTAVDTSGYSGYDYYTAIVVSLKNYSDQYGENQCNFINNTISIYKTQKNAQIGMSLTWYDGQTVEANLINNILEGDMDEGLFVDTPTESDLLNVLNNDVYGALTLYSGVSDPTGVDGNLSQDPLLDERGHLTSGLPCVDAGLDTSTYGMTTDIDGDNRPIDGNGDGTSLYDIGGDEYLLP
- a CDS encoding MFS transporter, with translation MTSQDRPHYFLDALKIPDVRLFIGSVGFFTLASRALNVVIGFQIYRITHQPLSLGLLGLIEAIPAISLVPLGGYVADHFNRHKILLITRIISFTCTLTLAYLSWKAQTHILLGLYAVIFLAGIARAFADPANTAFESQIVPKHLTVNASSWITSTWVSCSVIGPAAIGFIFDFWGVAASYLVMTGFFILSWISTFFIQPQPQPKPERKESMIKNINMGWRFVFKTQPLLGAMTLDLFAVLFGGAIALLPIYANDILHVGARGLGMLNAAPSLGTLLITLLATRFPPIRQAGRNLLLTVSGFGISILLFAFSKNFLLSLFTLFLTGVFDGVSVIIRRSMLRLLSPDAMRGRVAAANWVFICASNELGAFESGFLASLIGTIPCVAVGGIITLGVVILTATFAKELRSLSFDPHTLQQKN
- a CDS encoding type II toxin-antitoxin system Phd/YefM family antitoxin, with product MTRVTTSEARQKLFQLVRRSIKGHVPIRITSKSGDVILMSEDDYESLLETLELLSIKGVLKGVQEAKEDIRMGRTKSLKEVFG
- a CDS encoding type II toxin-antitoxin system RelE/ParE family toxin, coding for MILPKAYEIRITRRAEKDIKNLSQKLREKLFEILTGVICKNPYEGKKLLGDLRGSYSYRLSFQDRIVYSIDDSKRIVYVERARTHYGD
- a CDS encoding aminotransferase class I/II-fold pyridoxal phosphate-dependent enzyme: MKNSFPFKIADRVETLPPSGIRAFFDLVIGMKDIISLGVGEPDFDTPWTIRESAIYSIEHGHTTYTSNKGLLELRKKIAQHLNKKFKVDYDPENEILITVGVSEAMDLAIRALLNPHEKVIVPEPCYVSYSPMVSLAGGNPVAFITEKKHDFKIDIKSLEKYKSSGAKAIILNYPSNPTGTSYTQDELSKLSRTIQKMNLLVISDEIYSDLSYDIPHTCFASLPEMKGQTLLLNGFSKGYAMTGWRIGYAAGPRPLIEAMTKIHQYTIMCAPIMGQWAACEAIKNGDSVLAPMIKEYEKRRNFVVESLNEMGLDCHKPAGAFYAFPSIQKTEMDSMSFAHQLLEKEKVAVVPGTAFGSSGEGFIRLSYATGMDRLKEALSRIKKFINV
- a CDS encoding Lrp/AsnC family transcriptional regulator, yielding MDPILEILEKDARTTPEEIAKMIKKDIVEVKKAVRQYEKDRVILHYKTVLNKELLRSQSEVRALIEVKVTPQRDVGFDSLAKRIYNFPEVKSCYLMSGGYDLLVTVEGKDLQTVASFVSEKLSTLENVRGTVTHFLLKKYKEDGDVLQSQEKDKRIAISF